The Nitratidesulfovibrio sp. SRB-5 genome includes a window with the following:
- a CDS encoding 4Fe-4S dicluster domain-containing protein, with protein sequence MMIARTIDTASPRRLSRRGFLKGLAGTGLAGSASLATGMFPSTAEGAGVGGNTSVPSGRGASGNDGPLATLIDISACVGCGACVQACRERNAARYPEPRKPFPPMFPASVKAEDWSARRDTDDRLTPYNWLYIQNVTVQHGGQQVELNIPRRCLHCDNPPCANLCPWGAARREASGTVSIDADICLGGAKCRTVCPWQIPQRQTGVGLYLDLLPRYAGNGVMYKCDRCADVVARGSTPACIEACPNAVQSIGPRDAVIAQARRLAAERGGHLYGLDENGGTSTIYLSPVPFTDIQAALEAATTAAKPVSMQDGKQDGGQDTGKAPAQPAATLGPGRPHFRAVGDAMRGETMLAAALVTAPLAGAGAALLRVARGIGDMARADANDAGAPNASTTAGAPGTMGIPDAASPAHLRPVARWLWIACATVLGVTGMAQMPIAARYGIAAVPGLAWTADFHFTHLLHYGAAAVLLALSAWLAVRALAGPRIPRLFAPHRHPTPYRHPAPYHLTGGGTLRLWLVAALIVTGGMRVAKNLPGFDWGPTLTMYLDWTHLGLAGLLGMASLALALTGRSAWTAPVPASRSAARPAPPDHHHPEHPPRA encoded by the coding sequence ATGATGATCGCACGCACCATCGACACAGCATCCCCCCGCCGCCTTTCGCGGCGCGGTTTCCTCAAGGGCCTTGCGGGCACCGGGCTCGCCGGGTCCGCCTCCCTCGCAACCGGCATGTTCCCCTCCACGGCGGAGGGTGCGGGTGTGGGTGGCAACACATCCGTGCCCTCCGGACGGGGAGCATCCGGAAACGACGGCCCGCTGGCCACGCTCATCGACATTTCCGCCTGCGTGGGCTGCGGAGCCTGCGTGCAGGCCTGCCGCGAACGCAACGCGGCCCGGTATCCGGAACCCCGAAAACCCTTTCCGCCCATGTTCCCGGCCTCGGTAAAGGCCGAGGACTGGTCCGCCCGGCGCGACACGGACGACCGCCTGACCCCCTACAACTGGCTGTACATCCAGAACGTGACAGTGCAGCACGGCGGGCAGCAGGTGGAACTGAACATCCCCCGCCGCTGCCTGCACTGCGACAACCCGCCCTGCGCCAACCTGTGCCCGTGGGGCGCGGCCCGGCGCGAGGCCAGCGGCACCGTGTCCATCGACGCGGACATCTGCCTGGGCGGGGCCAAGTGCCGCACGGTGTGCCCGTGGCAGATTCCCCAGCGCCAGACCGGCGTGGGCCTGTACCTGGACCTGCTGCCCCGCTACGCGGGCAACGGCGTGATGTACAAGTGCGACCGCTGCGCCGACGTGGTGGCGCGGGGCAGCACCCCGGCCTGCATCGAAGCCTGCCCCAACGCGGTGCAGTCCATCGGCCCGCGCGACGCCGTCATTGCACAGGCCCGCCGCCTGGCCGCCGAACGCGGCGGGCATCTGTACGGGCTGGACGAGAACGGCGGCACATCGACCATCTATCTTTCACCCGTGCCCTTCACGGACATTCAGGCGGCGCTGGAGGCCGCCACAACGGCGGCGAAGCCCGTTTCCATGCAGGATGGCAAGCAAGACGGCGGGCAGGACACCGGAAAGGCTCCGGCACAGCCCGCCGCCACGCTGGGCCCCGGCAGGCCGCACTTCCGTGCCGTGGGCGATGCCATGCGGGGCGAGACCATGCTGGCCGCCGCGCTGGTCACCGCGCCGCTGGCCGGTGCCGGGGCCGCCCTGCTGCGCGTGGCGCGCGGCATCGGCGACATGGCCCGTGCGGACGCCAACGATGCGGGCGCGCCGAATGCGTCCACCACGGCAGGCGCGCCGGGCACCATGGGTATCCCTGACGCCGCATCCCCGGCCCATCTCCGGCCCGTGGCCCGCTGGCTGTGGATCGCCTGCGCCACGGTGCTCGGCGTCACCGGCATGGCCCAGATGCCCATTGCCGCGCGCTACGGCATTGCCGCGGTGCCCGGTCTGGCCTGGACCGCCGACTTCCATTTCACCCATCTGCTGCACTACGGGGCCGCCGCCGTGCTGCTGGCCCTTTCCGCATGGCTGGCCGTGCGGGCCCTTGCCGGGCCGCGCATCCCCCGCCTGTTCGCCCCGCACCGCCACCCCACCCCGTATCGCCACCCCGCCCCGTATCACCTGACGGGCGGCGGCACGCTGCGCCTGTGGCTGGTGGCGGCCCTCATCGTCACCGGGGGCATGCGGGTGGCCAAGAACCTGCCCGGCTTCGACTGGGGCCCCACCCTGACCATGTACCTGGACTGGACGCATCTGGGTCTTGCCGGGCTGCTGGGCATGGCCTCGCTGGCGCTGGCCCTGACGGGCCGCTCCGCCTGGACCGCCCCCGTCCCGGCGTCCCGGTCCGCAGCCCGGCCCGCGCCCCCGGACCATCACCATCCCGAACATCCGCCCCGCGCGTAG
- a CDS encoding tetrathionate reductase family octaheme c-type cytochrome, which yields MSSPHVSARRAHGGSPPALLFLLLLLLLLLPGLAPLLAPAPPAHSAQLATGVPAGATGAVKKPEAHAITADHSRHPALQQPFATPQEVTRACLSCHNAAAQQVHKTIHWTWLDPADPERKMGKGGITFNNFCIAIPSNEPRCTSCHAGFGWKNAQFDFSSQENVDCMVCHDHTGTYKKFPTMAGLPVSEPTEFEGKTFNPPDYNAIAASVGRPTRDNCGTCHFYGGGGDAVKHGDLDSTMFKPGRELDVHMDVKGANFTCQRCHTTEAHVIAGRTYKQPAFTERKSVLDDDRVHRIACESCHTATPHKAGHKANDHTDKLACQTCHIPAFAREMATKMWWDWSTAGKKKDGKPFAEKGPFGKPSYDSKKGDFRWEKDVTPEYHWSNGRMEFLLLTDKVDDTAKPVEINRIDGDPADPRSRIMPFKAHRGRQPFDAGNRTFVAPHLFGKDDDAYWKTYDWMKAVEAGQKSLNLPFSGKLEFVDTVYYYPITHQVAPKERSVACGECHKPAGSRLASVGGVWMPGRDRNAGVDAAGWIAVAGSVLAVGVHGFLRLAARGRNNRKED from the coding sequence ATGTCGTCGCCACACGTTTCCGCCCGTCGGGCACACGGCGGTTCGCCCCCAGCCCTGCTGTTCCTGCTGCTCCTGCTGTTGCTCCTGCTGCCGGGCCTTGCCCCGCTGCTTGCGCCAGCCCCCCCGGCCCACTCGGCCCAACTGGCCACCGGGGTGCCCGCCGGGGCCACCGGCGCGGTGAAGAAGCCGGAGGCCCACGCCATCACCGCCGACCACTCCCGCCACCCGGCCCTGCAACAGCCCTTCGCCACGCCGCAGGAAGTCACCAGGGCCTGCCTGTCGTGCCACAACGCCGCCGCGCAGCAGGTGCACAAGACCATCCACTGGACCTGGCTGGACCCCGCCGACCCGGAACGCAAGATGGGCAAGGGCGGCATCACCTTCAACAACTTCTGCATCGCCATCCCGTCCAACGAACCGCGCTGCACCTCGTGCCACGCGGGCTTCGGCTGGAAGAACGCGCAGTTCGACTTCTCGTCGCAGGAAAACGTGGACTGCATGGTCTGTCACGACCACACCGGCACCTACAAGAAGTTCCCCACCATGGCCGGGCTGCCGGTCAGCGAACCCACCGAGTTCGAGGGCAAGACGTTCAACCCGCCCGACTACAACGCCATTGCCGCCTCTGTGGGCCGTCCCACCCGCGACAACTGCGGCACCTGCCACTTCTACGGCGGCGGGGGCGACGCGGTGAAGCACGGCGACCTCGACTCCACCATGTTCAAGCCCGGCCGCGAACTGGACGTGCACATGGACGTGAAGGGGGCCAACTTCACCTGCCAGCGCTGCCACACCACCGAGGCCCACGTCATCGCCGGGCGCACCTACAAGCAGCCCGCCTTCACCGAACGCAAGAGCGTGCTCGACGACGACCGGGTGCACCGCATCGCCTGCGAATCGTGCCATACCGCCACCCCGCACAAGGCCGGGCACAAGGCCAACGACCACACCGACAAGCTGGCCTGCCAGACCTGCCACATTCCCGCCTTTGCGCGCGAGATGGCCACCAAGATGTGGTGGGACTGGTCCACCGCGGGCAAGAAGAAGGACGGCAAGCCCTTTGCGGAAAAGGGGCCCTTCGGCAAGCCCAGCTACGACAGCAAGAAGGGCGACTTCCGGTGGGAAAAGGACGTCACCCCCGAATACCACTGGTCCAACGGACGCATGGAATTCCTGCTGCTGACCGACAAGGTCGACGACACCGCGAAGCCCGTGGAAATCAACCGCATCGACGGCGACCCGGCAGACCCCAGGTCGCGCATCATGCCCTTCAAGGCGCACCGGGGCCGCCAGCCCTTTGACGCGGGCAACCGCACCTTCGTGGCCCCGCACCTGTTCGGCAAGGACGACGACGCCTACTGGAAGACCTATGACTGGATGAAGGCCGTGGAAGCCGGGCAGAAGTCGCTGAACCTGCCCTTCAGCGGCAAGCTGGAATTCGTGGACACCGTCTACTACTACCCCATCACCCACCAGGTGGCCCCCAAGGAACGGTCCGTGGCCTGCGGCGAATGCCACAAGCCCGCTGGCAGCCGCCTTGCCTCCGTGGGCGGGGTGTGGATGCCGGGGCGCGACCGCAACGCGGGCGTGGACGCCGCCGGGTGGATCGCCGTTGCCGGGTCCGTGCTGGCCGTGGGCGTGCACGGGTTCCTGCGCCTGGCCGCGCGTGGCCGCAACAACCGCAAGGAGGACTAG